Proteins from one bacterium genomic window:
- a CDS encoding M20/M25/M40 family metallo-hydrolase, producing MLIVILCCSLSLFAQAEKGDSAAAEAIKTEAIERSQALQTLNVLTNVIGARLTNSKGLAAANDWTREALEKMGLSAEVEPWGEFGRGWDMKSFRAGIVAPYAIPLIAYPKAWSPATRGTVRSKILYINETKLEDIQKKYSNKLKNAIVLLGDKVKIEEDFEADAKRWSDSELLTMSNAGKNEGRAESFRQSFRKSPRFSAFIERQRIFTWINNQQPALIVDGGSFSFRGGTPHSGIVRVMGASMPLVDESDPFSNTNPKAWDPNPPSVAPQIAISAEQYNQLIELIKSGKEVIMECDLQVEWRDKDLKAYNTIGTWSGSDRKDETVMIGAHLDSWHSSTGATDNAAGVSVMMEAIRILKAIGFQPRRTIKIGLWSAEEQGLLGSAGYVNKHLYDSTGAKPGYEKFNVYFNMDNGGGQIRGIYLQGHEDVQSYFRQWMEPFRSWGASTISLKGTGSTDHMSFISAGLNGFQFIQDPMDYGNITWHTNMDMYDHIQPLDLKRNAAIVAYFVYMSAMSDEVLPKRAIEKE from the coding sequence ATGTTGATTGTAATCTTGTGCTGTAGTCTTTCGCTGTTTGCACAAGCGGAAAAAGGTGATTCGGCCGCCGCCGAAGCCATAAAAACCGAGGCGATAGAGCGCTCGCAAGCTCTGCAAACTCTGAATGTTCTTACAAATGTGATCGGTGCACGTTTAACTAATTCTAAAGGATTAGCGGCCGCTAACGATTGGACACGTGAGGCGCTTGAAAAAATGGGTTTATCGGCGGAAGTCGAGCCGTGGGGAGAATTTGGTCGCGGATGGGATATGAAAAGTTTTCGTGCCGGCATTGTAGCGCCGTATGCGATACCACTCATCGCTTATCCCAAAGCTTGGTCACCCGCTACGCGCGGTACGGTACGATCAAAAATCTTGTATATCAACGAAACTAAACTCGAGGACATTCAGAAGAAATATTCAAACAAGCTCAAGAATGCCATTGTTCTTTTAGGCGATAAGGTAAAGATTGAAGAAGATTTTGAAGCGGATGCTAAACGCTGGAGCGATAGTGAATTATTAACCATGTCCAATGCCGGTAAAAATGAAGGACGAGCAGAATCTTTTCGTCAGAGTTTTCGTAAGTCGCCTCGATTCTCGGCTTTTATTGAAAGGCAGAGGATATTTACATGGATTAATAATCAACAACCGGCGCTTATCGTGGACGGAGGATCGTTTAGTTTTCGCGGCGGTACACCTCATTCGGGCATAGTGCGTGTTATGGGTGCATCCATGCCGCTTGTGGACGAATCCGATCCGTTCAGTAATACGAATCCCAAAGCGTGGGATCCTAATCCGCCATCGGTAGCACCGCAGATTGCTATTTCTGCGGAGCAGTACAATCAGCTGATCGAATTGATCAAAAGCGGTAAAGAAGTGATCATGGAATGTGATCTCCAAGTCGAGTGGCGTGATAAAGATTTGAAAGCGTATAATACGATAGGGACTTGGAGTGGAAGTGATCGCAAAGATGAAACTGTGATGATCGGGGCGCACCTGGATTCTTGGCATTCCAGCACCGGAGCGACGGATAATGCCGCCGGCGTTTCCGTAATGATGGAGGCTATTCGTATTCTCAAAGCTATCGGTTTTCAACCCCGTCGCACCATCAAAATAGGCCTTTGGTCAGCAGAAGAGCAAGGTTTACTCGGCTCGGCAGGTTATGTTAATAAACATTTATATGATTCGACCGGCGCTAAACCGGGGTATGAAAAATTCAATGTCTATTTTAACATGGACAATGGCGGCGGTCAAATCCGCGGCATTTATTTGCAAGGGCATGAAGATGTGCAGTCTTATTTTAGACAATGGATGGAACCTTTCCGCTCCTGGGGCGCATCAACCATTTCACTTAAAGGTACCGGTAGTACGGACCACATGTCTTTTATCAGTGCCGGATTAAACGGATTTCAGTTCATTCAAGATCCCATGGATTATGGTAATATCACTTGGCATACCAACATGGATATGTATGATCATATCCAGCCTTTAGATTTGAAACGCAATGCGGCTATTGTCGCTTACTTCGTTTATATGAGTGCTATGTCTGATGAAGTTTTGCCTAAGCGTGCGATAGAGAAGGAGTAA
- a CDS encoding ankyrin repeat domain-containing protein — protein MRTIVMLAMCLVIVSCSNPKDSAQRDLMRLGIAYNDQEFLSRIRKGDLILTNMFLQAGMNPNMRFTNHKDSVSQGESNDPTPLMIASREGHIGIVRSLLRKGADPTAVANNGQTALMYGVRYAPAELVSDLIAAGADVNGRDKDGKSALTFAVLLDRLDVVRLLLDRGADPNAMDRFSFTPLMQAAIKGKAPIIEALLDKGANLEARTPNGETVLMLAVNYNRMEAVRLLVNRGVDLKAKDVQGRTALTIARIKKHETIIEILTTSESKNQ, from the coding sequence ATGCGTACGATAGTTATGCTTGCGATGTGTTTAGTCATCGTTTCCTGTTCAAACCCAAAAGACAGCGCCCAACGCGATTTGATGCGCCTTGGAATTGCATACAACGATCAGGAATTTTTGTCGCGAATTCGAAAAGGCGATCTTATTCTGACCAATATGTTTCTTCAGGCCGGGATGAATCCAAACATGAGGTTTACCAATCATAAGGATTCGGTTTCGCAAGGCGAGTCCAATGACCCTACGCCGCTGATGATCGCTTCGCGTGAAGGGCATATCGGTATTGTTCGTTCACTATTACGCAAGGGCGCTGATCCGACGGCCGTTGCCAATAATGGGCAAACAGCATTGATGTACGGTGTGCGTTATGCACCGGCTGAACTTGTGTCCGATCTCATAGCCGCAGGTGCCGATGTAAATGGGCGTGACAAAGACGGTAAAAGCGCGCTTACCTTTGCCGTGTTACTGGATCGTTTGGATGTTGTACGTCTTTTACTAGATCGCGGAGCGGATCCTAATGCAATGGATCGGTTCTCATTTACACCGCTGATGCAGGCCGCTATCAAAGGAAAAGCGCCGATCATTGAGGCTTTACTGGACAAAGGAGCTAATCTTGAAGCAAGAACACCCAACGGAGAAACCGTATTGATGCTTGCGGTTAACTATAATCGAATGGAGGCTGTTCGGTTATTAGTTAATCGTGGCGTTGATTTGAAAGCCAAAGATGTGCAAGGGCGCACGGCACTTACCATAGCGCGTATTAAAAAACATGAAACGATTATCGAAATACTGACGACTTCTGAATCCAAAAATCAATAA